Genomic segment of Gigantopelta aegis isolate Gae_Host chromosome 10, Gae_host_genome, whole genome shotgun sequence:
tgtatattattctacattttcaccattttgttaataaatgaaCTATATACATTTTACTTACTCACAAATGTATTATCATTTTACTAAGTGTTAATTTGAAGTGTCCATAATAATTTACCAGACTAATACAAACGCCTCTGAGGGTTAGTTATTGCAACTTTTACATATTATCAcgatgtacatacatgtgtataattaaGATTTTTGATTCACATTATACCTGatttgtatgtatttgtacGATACATTAATATTTCGAAAAGATTATgtccaaaatataaaacatgtacatatgcaaATAAATGATTGTGTACCTTCAGCTTGTgtctcaaatatattttctgtgttTGACAAATCCAGTAATGCAAAAGCTGCTTGTTTCTTGCCTTTCTTGGATTCTCTGCCCTCCAATCAACAGTGTCTAGCATGGCGCAGATCCCCACTTGGTTTAGTGTCATTGTAGACCATGTTCACAGAGGGAATGTAGTCAGGGTTATTCTTGTCATTGCTCTTCTCTCCTGcaatgataattatttttaaatgatctgTTTTTACTGGAAGTTtgggaagtaaaaaaaaaataataataataaaacgaaaACTAATGAGATGTTTCTTGAAAACTAATCTCAgatcatatttttaattaatgtgttaaGTTGGGAAAAGTTgtgggattttttatttattaaaaataaaataaaacaattcaagAAGGGTTGGGAGGGTACTGGCGGTGATATTAACTTGCACCTATATTTCCTTAACGTGCTCATTGTTCATGTTATAAATTGAAAGATTGCTACATTTATCCAAAGCAAGAAAGTAGGCAATTAATTTACCTGTTATGAAGTGACGATAACAAACGCGATCGTAATCTGTAGGTTCCTATTGTTGACGTCCGACGATAGACACGCGCTTTATGGCTGTAATCCAAAGCTTTCTTCGGGGTTCTGGTTTCTTTGGGATGCGAAAATAGCTCCTTGGGTTGTCCTTGTCGAATCTGCTTGTGCAATCGATCACACAACAAGATACAACCATTTTGCTTTCAACGAGATTAccagataaaataataacaaaggaATCAGTCGGCCATGCGGAAGTACCGTCTTGCCAACCAGTCCAGTCACGTGATttttcgtgacgtcacggcgaACATCCctataacaagggaatctataaggagcgttgcgattcgttgcaatcagatctcatcgcatccaatgaaatttaagcattttgtggcacgatttcttgacgaaatgtatcaaggctgaatacgaggaacgaatattagccttgatttatgaagatgaccctggacgtgttcgacccatcatcaGTTAACATAAGGGTttacttcgtttttggttcgagcgttgcagtgtgatcgacccttccgaggtcgagccaacgagattctactgtatactgtatatatatatatatatttagacaaataaataaataaatatctgtttctttctttatggcaaatgcaaaaataagtaaatttcAATGAACACACGAATTTACCAGTACATAGCTTCAAACGGTTAGAAATCAAGAAACGTACTCAATAATAGCCCACAAATATTGgatttgatgaaaacaaaatagactactttcacattcctattgcgcatgcgtgcaaagagtaacgtcccttgacgAAATAGTCTCTATCACGGCTAATAACAAATTGGGGGGCGTAACAGACAGGTTTTTATGGGCGACTTGAGTAGCTTCGCAGGAGATGTTAAACTgtggcaactaacatgtacatatttctaATTAGATGCTATAATGGCCGAGAAAAACggtccgctgaaatttacagcggaatggttcaaattaaatagcagtgcaacaacttggacaaagtctctgcgacCTGTATCCGAGGGTTTTCataacgccagattaaaagactatcttgtaaaaattataaacaaaacatttgacagattccataggttatggcatcgacaggttatggcatcgatcgatatatatatatttgagagagagagagagagagagagagagagagagagagagagagagagagagagagtaaaaagtaaagtttgttttatttaacgacgccgctagagcacattgatttttatcttatcatcggctattggacgtcaaacatatggtcattctgacactgttttttttttagaggaaacccgctgtcgccacataggctactctttttacgacaggcagcaagggatcttttatttgcgcttcccacaggcaggatagcacaaaccatggcctttgttgaaccagttatggatcactggtcggtgcaagtggtttacacctacccattgagccttgcggaacactcactcagggtttggagtcggtatctggattaaaaatcccatgcctcgactgggatccgaacccagtacctaccagcctgtagaccgatggcctgccacgacgccaccgaggccggtccagagagagagagtatatatatatatatatatatatatatatatatatatatatatacacacacacacacacacacacatatatatatatatatatatatatatagtatcagaatatatatatatcagaatgtgttttgttgcatttttcttagtgtaTCTAATtaggaaaagtaaaaaaaaagaagagattttatgctgttacatgtatatccataaagtgggaatttaaaaaagggggatttggggggggggggggtggggggtgggggtggtggtgaaggtaggtgccgttctgtttacccgtacacacgtttttatacagtgtcaacacgaacgcattgagtattatacaaaatatatttattttctttactgttaatgtgttttccaccatatctaagtatataaaatactagatagacctgtgtaggaacgtcttgtacagagccgtcattactctatatatatattatatatcattattattattattattattattattatttaaggagtgtctgttatttcttttacgttcatcggggtatgaacaaaataaatcatccgtaaactgtgtgaatcggcaaagccgttctcacataaatgtgcggatgatttttttgttcatacctagatgaacgtaaaagaaataacagacaatacttataattaaatttgaaacatactgagtaataataacattaaaagttaagTAGAGAATCTAATTAgagaatactagaccgccctgtagAGGAACGTTCTGTGCAGAGCCGTCCtgactacattttttttttaaatatttacacacgcacacgttatatattttattgagtataatccgaaatatacatatattttctttatatacaaaatatatatttttctttactgttaatgtgttttccaccatatctaagtatactagactgccctgtgtaggaacgtcctgtacagaaccggtaaggttttggtcccttatcACTAAAGTCTTGTGCGTTCACTGGCTTCCCTCCTACAAACTGTgccgaacaaaccctcgtacttgcagtaacattaaactcgttttctacgtgaaacgattacccacaaacgtttccgatatccattggctggatatcgatggaaggataacgaatttcccggacatatgcgattgggacagttaataattgaacaatggtcgtggcctcccattgcttttgccccccaatttgcagataggtctatttttggcgagatctcgcggtttgcgtcttcgagtaactccgcaacgggcacatgctcAGTGGAATGACAAAGAAGTCTATTGTAACAACGAGCAAGGAAATATTTACTGCGGTTAACATTTTCCGCGACAATCGATTATGAATTTCAAAATCGATCGTCACATCGCTAGAGCCTCAACTGATCAatcttcgattataatcgataaCCGGAACACCACAATTGTATTCTATTATACGATTCCCACAGCTCTTGACACCGTGTTTTACATAATTAGGCCTATGcagtttttactttttaatgaaaacaagcATAATGGTGTACTAACCTTtctttgacactcaatagccaatCTCTACGTTtgtacattcattcatacttgTATTACTTAACTATACTGTCTGATAATTCCATAAGAAAtggcttatgtacttttatgtttgtttaattttgtgtatgtgtgatatACATAAGGTGAGACGTTAATAAATTAtcgtatgtctgtctgtctgtctgttagaTTTGTATGGTCCGTGCACCTCTGTGACATTTTCCCCTTATAACCATTGATCCACGACTTTTATCTCAAATATCATAGTGtgtattatgttattatataacatttagtgaaatatcttaaaatatcactgaaataaaagtcttatcagtcactcagtgacgataacacattttagagtgaaactTTCACTATTTCACACTAAAatatgttatcgtcactgactgtagaaagtgttatctttactgtaagaaagccgaaactattttgctgctggcattttaaaaataacggTAAATtcccaaaagttatataataaatagaaaattttatgttttttggtcaaatatgatttatatctcatcgagtgaagtttgcaatcatatcacactcatcgcgcaagcgcgactcgtaagatatgattgcaaacttcactcgatgagatataaatcatatttgacaaaaaacattaactatcctctatatatctgtggCAAAGAGCATCTGTGGGTGATAGCCTAATTTACAGCAAGTGCTGTGGGAACCGGCGGGAGAGAGGCTCTAACCCCATTACAgactcaaaatatatataaaccgaAAAATGTGCTTGTGCTCCCAACTATAGCGATGCACCCACCCCACTGCACAGGCGCTGCGAAGAAGGGATCGATGGGGGCTggtattattggtagtaaatcttaaagcaGGGATGAATTTtacattgcatttcaggacatctagttttcaaaattttacggggaAGCATACCCTAAACCCCTTAGAAACTTTACTTTGCGCCTTCGAtctcagacccccccccccccccccccccccatgtctacttgcttccgccgtgcctgctgAAAATACCGTTCCTATAGGTCCCGGGTCTGTAACGATTTCCCTCTCATTATCTTCAGCGCAAAGCCACAAACCTGCAAGCCGccgattaaacaatgtgctggtcatgggcgtacgacccggggggggggggggggggggcggggcagAGGCctcccccaaattcgggcaaaacagtggggaaaattcgggtAGTTTTTATCTGGGGAAAATttgggcaaatcaacccctccagcccccttaaatcaaagagtccccatacgcccatggtGCTGGTTGTCAATGAATACACTCCATTCTTGTCTGTATGTCAGTTATTGAGTGATACATAATTTACCCCAGAGTCCTACGTTACAAAGGAGCAAGTGGCGTCAAAATATCGGATGATAACGTTCGTTTTTAACGATCCTAAACAAATGAACCTTCTTACTTTTTTTCCCAAGACGCCGCCCATTACGTTCAATACAAATGTGTATACAgtgtttggaataaaattatcCATAACTAGTGCTATTGTGTCTGGCTCATCATGTAGCTAGGCTGGAACGAAATGACCAAGTGATTTGATTTTGTGAAATATTGTATGGAGTAAGGCCTCcgcgagtccaaaatattggacatGAGTACTCGATAGTCAAACTCAACCGGGACCCCGAGTACCCgccactagatgataatgaaactatgaaataaagtaatatagcattatgcatctcaATTCcaacgctgaacatggatgccaaatcatgccatcgTATTGCATTTCATACATTCGACTTTTGTctacaaaccccccccccccccccccccccccctataaagCCCTATAAAGTAACAGGCgtcaagcatatggcaaaatgacgtaaacaaatataattaaatgagagtgctctttcTTGCACAGGTACTCGACTCGAGTCTTGGCTAAACTAAATCGGTCCGTGCCCGATTACCCGTGGAGACCCTAGTGTGGAGTGGAAATGAGCGCTTCTGCCCTTTCTTTCATTGTAGTAGTTAACGCACTCCGACTCATTAAACTGATGTCATTGCTCAACGTTTTGTAGggtataaaatttgttttattatatattagtacATGTTTATTAGTACAATACGTTTTCCAGCTTAAAATATCACACCACAATGGGTTTTGTTCTTGCTGTCGGAGAAATAACAATAACACGAATAGTAtgtgtattgtatatatttttagtcaTCACGCTAATGGCTGTTTGACAAATGATCACATATGTAAGTACAGAAAGCAATCGTGTATAATAGCCACGAATACGTATAATGAATACAGTAACAGACAACATTAACATATTATCACTTAGACTCACTACTCACAAAAAACATGGGTTTCTCCCCTCCCCAAGAACACAGAGGCGTTCGGGCGCTCATTTTTGTACGTCgtggggtgggggaaggggaggctgatttttgccaaaattaagcgaaaatgccagaatctggataacattcattcatatcaacATTATTtctaaacagctatatagggttacaaacgagTCACTACGCATTATTTCACGGATTACAACTGATATAGTAGggagaatgatggaaatacatcgtGAAAGGGTTTCAGGCCAGTtcattttgtccgaatatctccATCGTTTTTGGCTGAATTCGAggctccccccaccccaccccccgcctcgtacgcttatgcaagAGCATCTACTTCCTCGTGTAGAACAGTTGattaataaattctttaaacgttataaaaatatttgatacagATCCCAGGAAGGTAGTGCGTATATTCTGCATtctaaaaacccccaccccgtATATGTCAGCAGAAACAAACATCTATCATACAAGTTGTATTTGTTGTAGTTAAATTGTTAGTTTAGTTCTTAAGTgcgtttttgtgtgttttcgtCTGTTAGATAAACTAACAGCATCACCATCTCGTCTAGATTCTAAACactaaaaacacaacaacagcaCGATTCTCCAAGTTAGCACCAAAACTGAACCAGCCGGAAAATTAACGGgaaaaactatttctttttctttttcccttTCTTTCCACCTTTCTTTCCGgacttttttcctttctttccttttttccctTTCTTCCCTTTCTTTATTGATGTTTTACTGTCAACACTTGGAATAGCGTAGGCTGGGACTTCCGGTAAATCGTTCACTTCGATAATAACAGGCATGGCGCCCTGTTGAGCGTCCCGTGAAATATGCCAGGCGTCCGAGTAGCATTTCGTTACATCCATTGGTCGCACTCCAGAACACGCTTCTGCTTCCAGTTTAGCGCCACACAGCAGCAATAATTTCACAATTTCAGTATGATTTCCTGTAAGGGAAATTAGAAATTAGAAACACACCCGTACAAACTCAGCCTGGGTTTAAATagtctaaaacatttttcttttcattattttttacacaaatacaaaaaaaccctttataatttcagtccttggttttgaaCATTTCTGTTAACCACTGTCAACATTTGAACAACTGGTTCCTGGAGTATTACGGTACTTGCTTTACAACATTAACCGTTTGAAAGCCTATCTGTAGGGAGTTCAGGGGCATGCTCTTGGGATCATTTTGAAATGAAGATTCTCAGAGACGCGTTTTTCAGGgaaatttagtgttgtatattgtggtcGATgtggaaaatttaaaaaaacaataaaattattaaaaagagcACTTCAAACGGGCGAGGGGAAtcacggaaggaaggaaatgttttatttaacgacgcacacgacacattttatttacggttatatggcgtcgaacatatggttaaggaccacacagatattgagggaagaaacccgctgtcgccacttcaagggctactcttttcaattagcagcaagggatcttttatatgcaccatcccatagacagaatagcacataccacggcttttgatataccagtcgtgatgcactggctgggacgagaaacagcccaatgggcccactgacggggatcgatcccatatcgaccgctgtaccactgggctacgacccgcccctGGGAATCACGGAACCCATGTCACCCTGGCCGCTCTGGACCCGCCAATAATTGAACAAAATAGGCACAAATGCAACATAGTTTATACTTACCCTTTGACGCTATATGCAGAGGGGTTACTTTGGACCCAGTTGTACAATTTGGACCTGCTCCGTTTTCCAGCAGAAGACTAACTATATCGGTATATCCGCCTgtttggtgtaaaaaaaaaaacataagacatttaaaaaaaatgttttgtttaacgacaccacaggagcacatttatttattaatcagcggctattggatgtcaaacatttggtgataatgacatatagtcttagagaggaaacccgctaaaaaaattccattagtagcaagagatcttttacagacca
This window contains:
- the LOC121383311 gene encoding DNA-binding protein RFXANK-like — translated: MASKIHMSNVYVEKQSKMRLVEAAAAGDISTVRKLLRKKVNPDIRDQQGYTALSKACAGGYTDIVSLLLENGAGPNCTTGSKVTPLHIASKGNHTEIVKLLLLCGAKLEAEACSGVRPMDVTKCYSDAWHISRDAQQGAMPVIIEVNDLPEVPAYAIPSVDSKTSIKKGKKGKKGKKGKKSGKKGGKKGKKKKK